TTCGGTAGACTCCTGGGCGGGCTGGTCGGAGCCGGTGCGGCTCTACGATCTGCTCAATGCCGAGCAGTATATTAATATCAAGAATGAGGCGGTACGCAACCTGAACGCCAACCGCGCCGCCATTGGCCAGCCCGCTACCAACGTGGAAGGCTTCCGCCCCACGCTCGATGGTAGTGGTAACCCCGTGGACACGCGCTGGTATGACTACATCTACCGCACGGGCTTCTCCACTGCCAACACCGTAAATTTTTCGGGCGGTACCGACAAGACCACGTACTTCACTTCGGTGGGCTACAGCGACCAGAAAGGCATGCTGGAGGGCAACACGTTCAAGCGTATATCGGCCCGCCTGAACTTGGATCATAAGGTATTCAAAACGTTCACGGTAGGCACCCGGGTGGGCTATTCCAACAGCCGCAACCAGTCGCCCAACTCCGGCTCGGTAGGCGACGGAGCCTTCGGAACCGGTGGTCTGGGCCGCCTGCCGCTGGTGCTGCCGCCCAACGTGCCAGCCCGCAACCCCGACGGGACCTACAACCTCAGCGGCTCGGGCATCGGGCCGGGAGCGAATATTAACCCCACCGGTACCAACAACGCCCCGCTGCTGCCGGGCTACTACAACCCGCTGGTAGATCTGGAAAACAACTACTTCCGCTCGGAAAGCAACCAGATAGAGGGCAGTGTATACGCCAACTGGGAAGTGGTGCCGGGCCTGAACATACGTACGCTCTACGGCATCAACAACCTGAGCTTCGAAGACAAGGCCTTTTATACCCCGTTGGCTGGCGACGGAGCCTCCCCAGGCGGGCAGGCCATCAACTACTACCGCACCAACAAGCGCTGGAACTGGCAGAACACCGCTCAGTACGACCGGCTCTTCGGCGAACGGCATAACCTGTCGTTGCTGCTGGGCAACGAGCAGCAGCAGACGAGCACCGAGCGGTGGGGCGCCAACCGGACCGGCATTGCCGATGCTTTTCTGAGCAACTACCAGGGCTTGTTTACCAACATTGCCGCTGCCGGTAACTTCCAGGGCGAAAACTATCTGGTGTCGTTTTTCGGCCGCCTGAACTATGACTTCGCTAAAAAGTACCTGCTCTCCATCAACGTGCGCCGCGACGGGTATTCGGCCTGGGCCGACAAGTGGGGCATCTTCTACGGAGCTTCGGCGGGCTATGTGCTGTCGGAGGAAAGCTTCTGGAAAAACAATGCCGGCCTCTCCAAAGCCGTAAGCTTCTTTAAGCTGACCGGCAGCTACGGCGAAGTGGGCAACAGCCAGGGCATCGACGACTATGCTTACCTGCGCTACTACGATAATAGCTTCTACGGCGACCCCGCCACGCTTTACTTCAGCAGCCCCGGCAGCCCAAACCTGACCTGGGAAACCAGTAAGAAGTCTGACGTAGGCTTTGCCTTCGGCCTGCTGGAAGACCGCTTCACCGGTGACTTCAGCTACTACAACAACTTGGTGGACGGGCTGATTCTGCGCGTGCCGCAGGCGCCTTCCAAGGGTATTCCCGGCACCGTAGCCCCCGGCGACCCGGCCAACTCGCTCAATAACTCCATTCCGGATAACGTGGGCAAAATGCGTAACACCGGCGTAGAAGTAAACCTGAAGTTTCAGGCTATACGGAAACCGAGCTTTACCTGGACCGTGGGCGGCAACTTCTCGACCCTGAAAAACGAGGTGCTGGCGCTGGCTACCGAAGGGCAGCGCATTGCCACCTCTACCTCCGGCCTGGAAACGGTAAACTTCACGGAAGTAGGCCGTTCGGTAGGCGAAATACTGGCCGTGCCCTCGGAGGGTGTAAACCCGGCGAACGGTCGTCGTATGCTGCGCCGCGCCGATGGCTCTATTGTGCAGTACAACCACCAGGGCGGCGGTACTGGCTGGACTACCCTTGACGGTGTGGGCGTGCCCTCGCCCACGCAGCTTGGCGACGGCCAGTTCTATGGGCCAGTACTGCCAAAGTGGTACGGTGGGGTTGATAATACCTTTACCTACAAGGGTTTCGACCTGGGCGTGTTCGTGCAGTACTCCGGTGGCAACTACATCTATAACGGCACCAAATCAGGCCTGCACGACCAGCGCTTCTGGAACAACGACGTGGACATCCTCAACCGCTGGACCCCCGAAAACCCGGGCAATGCTGAGTGGCCGCGCGTCGTATACGGCGACAACGTTTCCAACGGCTCGGCTCTGGTAATGTCGTCGAATGTGGAGAAGGGCGACTTTGTGCGCCTGCGCAACGTGGTGCTGGGCTACGCGGTGCCTACCACTGCCATTACCCGCTTTGGGGTGAGCAGCCTCCGTTTCTATGCGCAGGTACAGAACGCGCTGCTGCTGACAAAGTACTCGGGTATCGACCCGGAAATCTCCACCAACGGCGCCAGCAATACTGGTGCAGGTGTAGACCGCAACTCCGTCGGGCAGGCGCGCACCTACACGGTGGGCTTCAACATTGGTTTCTAACGCAAGTACTCTCGTCTGATGAAGACTCTTTTTTCTTATAAAACCGCCCTCGGCCTTTGCGCCGCGCTGCTGGCTCTGGGCACAACTTCGTGCGACAAAGAAAAGCTTTCCCCCATTCCCACTACGCTGACTCCGGCCGACGTGGCGTTTGATAACCCAAGCCGGGTACTGCTGCAGGTCAACAATATGTACTCCTGGGTAAAGGCCGGTCAATTCCTGGGTGGCCGCTACCAGATTTTTAGCGACATCCGGGCCAACGACTTCCTGAACCGGACCTCCAACGGGGTAACCGGCCTGGCAGTATGGAACCACACGCTGACGGAAACCTCGCAGAACGACGTAGTCAACACCTGGGTTGCCGGCTACGCCGCTATCAACCAGATCAACGTGTTTTTGGCCCGGCTCGACGAAAATGCCGCCAAGTTCACGACCACGCCCTTCCCGGCCGATTATACGGCTACTGTAACTCAGTACCGGGCCGAGGGGCAGTTGCTGCGGGCCCTGACGTACTACTCGCTGCTGCAGCTGTACGCCCGGCCTTTCACTGATGGAGCGGGCAGCAAGCCCGGCCTGCCGCTACGCCTGCAGGCCGAAATGGACTTTGGCAATAACGACCTGGCCCGCAGCAGCGTGGCCGAGGTATACGCTCAGATTCTGAAAGACCTGGACTTCGCGGAGCAAAACCTGCCGCTGAGCCAGACCAGTGCGTTGCTGAACGTGACCCGTGCCCACCGTAACACGGCTATTGCTCTGAAAACGCGGGTGTACCTGAGCATGGGCCGCTACGCAGATGTTATCCGGGAAGCCGATAAGATTGTGTCGGCTACCGCGCCGTTCACGGCCCCAACCGGCGTGCGCCATACGCTGACAGCCTCGGTAGCCAACGTATTTGCTGCTCCGCAGGAAACGCTGGAAAGCATTCTGAGCTTCCCGTTCTCAGCCCAAAACCAGCCCGGCACCCAAAACCAGTTGGCGTACTATTATCTGCCCGCTCCCCTGGGTAATGGGGAGTACAGTCTGAACACTGGAGCCGGCAGCACCCTGGCTAACCCGGCTTTTAAGGCCACCGATGAGCGCCGCACCAGCCTAGTTACGGTGGTTAATAATGTGTCGTATCTGCGCAAGTACCCCAACGGAGCTCCGTACACCGATAAGGCCCCGGTTATCCGTTACGCCGAGGTATTGCTGAGCCTGGCCGAAGCCCGCTTCCGTACCAACGGCGGTGCCGACCCGCAGGCTTTGGCTCTACTTAACGCTGTGTCGCAGCGTTCCAATGGCACCTTGTACACGGCTTTTGCTACTTCAGAAGCTGCGGTTGATGCGGTATTAATCGAGCGCCGCATCGAGTTTTTGGGCGAAGGTATCCGCAACATCGACATCATGCGCCTGAACGCACCGATTCCCGGCAAGGGCTCGGTTAGTGCTGTCACCCCTTCCGACGTGCTGTACGTGTGGCCCATCCCGGCGGCGGAACTAGCAACTAACAAGCTGATGACGCGCAACTAGCGCTCCTTCATTTTTATCATGCAAAAGAGGCTTCCCAGTATGGGGAGCCTCTTTTTTGTGTGCCTGGCGTTCTGAGTTGCACGTAGCTTACACTGGCTTATTCCGCCTGCCGCATAATCAGCTCCCGACCAGCCTGCACGAACTCGACCTGGAGCAGCCGGCGGGTGGAGGCGTCGAGCCAGTAGGTGACGGTGCTTTGGTCCTTGCCAAAGGTTTGCACCACCCAGGCCGGCTGGCTGGTCCTGCCGTCGGGGGAGGGCAGGGTCCGAGCTCCGATGATACGGCCCTGCACCCAGTCTTGCCCGCCTTTTTCGTACACGTACTGGGCAAACTTAAAGGCCTGCCCGGCCCGCAGCGGCAGGGCCTGCACCACCAAGTCGGCGGAAAAGGAGTCGAACAGAGCGGCCGGGGTCGTCAGGTCGACGGCGGTGCGTTGGGTGCCCACCTGGTTGAAGCCCGTGACGCGGGCACCGGCAAAGTCCAGGGCCAGGGTGCGGCCGTTGGGTTGGTGGGAGCGGTGGGCCTGGGGGTAGAGGGTGCGGCGGTCCACGGTGCCGCTGTCGACGATAACGCCGGTAGGAAAGGAAATGACGGAGCGCTTGAGGGCCAACTCTTGCCCCGGCCGGGAGAGGTACTCGTAGGAGGTAGCCACGCTGCCGACAGGCTTTTCCTGTCCCGCTTGGCGCATGAGCATGGTGTAGCGGGCAGAGAAGGGCCGGATGAGCTGCCCATCCACACTGCGGCGCGGGTTGAGCAGCAGCGTGTCGGTGGCGGAGGGCGCCGTCGCTTGGGCGTGGGCGGTACCCGTCAGGGCCAAGGCCAGCAGTAAGCCGGGAAGTTTCATGGCGTAAAGCGTAAGGTGAGGGAAAAGAACCAGCCGCCAAGTACGCCCCGCGTCGTCGGCTTGCTGCCAGTATTCGACCATTGTGGCGGCTTACTCGGCCATTGCCAGACCTTGCTCAACCGTTGACCTGCTACTGAACTAGCGGCGGCTACTGAGCCAAGGGTCGAGGGAAAGGCCGCAACGGTCGAAAATCCGGTGGGGCGTGCCGGTTGACCGCAGCGTGGCGGGTATCTTGGGGCCTTATCTGCCATTACCGCCATGCTCGGGCTTCTTCGCCGCCACCGGGTGCTGCTGCTGCACCTCTCGTTCTGGGGCGTCTACTTTTCGTTTTACTTCTACCAGATCAGCCGGGAGGCAGGCTGGCGGCTGGCCTTGGCCAATTCGCTGGTGCCGCTGGCGAGCAACGCCCTGATCGGCTACCTCAACTTCTTTTACCTGCTGCCCCGGGGGCTGCGGCGGCAGCAGCTGGGGCGCTACTTGCTGGAGCTGGCCGCTCCCTTTACCCTGGTGGTAGCGCTGCGGGTGTGGGTACAGCGGCAGCTGGCAGTGGGGCAGATGCAGCAGAGCTACATGGAGTCGGGGGCCTTCGTGCTGTCGGTGGTGGTGGGCAGCTTGTTCATCGTGGCTTTCCTGAGCATGCTGCACTTTGTGGTGGGCTGGTTTGCCCTCGACGCCCGCACCAAGGCCCTGGAAAACGAGCAGCTGACGGCCGAGCTTAAGCTGCTCAAGGCCCAGATCAACCCGCACTTTCTCTTTAACACGCTCAACAACCTCTACTACCTGGCCTATACCCAGTCGCCCAACACGCCGGAGGTGGTAGCCAAGCTGGCCCAGATGATGCGCTACATGATTTACGAGTCGAACCACGCCACCGTGGCCCTCAGCCAGGAAATCGAATACATGCAGAACTACATCAGCCTGGAAAAGCTGCGGCTCAACGCCCCCATACCGGTGCGGTTTGATGTGGAGGGCCCCACCGACGGGGTGCGCATTGCCCCGCTGCTGCTGATTACCTTTCTGGAAAATGCCTTCAAGCACGGCGTAAGCACCACCGACCCCCAGGCCTGGGTCACGGTGCTTATTCATTTGCACGGCGCAGAGTGCAGCTGCACCGTGGCCAACGGCCGTCCGCCGCACCCGGCTCCGGCCCCGACCACCGCCGGTACGGGCCTGCAAAACCTGCACCGCCGCCTGGCCCTGCACTACCCCGGCCGGTACGCGCTGCGCGTAGACGACAGCCCTACGGAATACCGCGTCCACCTCACCCTAACCCTGACCTGATGCTGCGCTGCCTGATTGTGGACGATGAGCCGATGGCCCGGAAGCTGCTCGCCGATTACGTGGAGAAAGTGCCGTTTCTGACCCTGCACGCGGCCTGCGCCAGCCCGCTGGCGGCTCTGCAGGAGCTCAGCAGCCACCCCATCGACCTGCTGCTGCTCGACGTGCAAATGCCCGAGCTGACCGGTCTGGCCCTGCTCAAGATTCTGCCCCGCCAGCCCCTGGTGATTCTGACCACGGCCTACTCCGAATACGCTCTGGAAAGCTACGACCTCGACGTGGTCGACTACTTGCTCAAGCCCATCACGCTGGAGCGGTTTCTGCGGGCCGTGCACAAGGCCCAGGCCCGGCTGCTGCCCGGCGCCGCAGTAGCAGCCGGCCCGGTGGCGCCCCTTCCCGCCGCTCCGGCCGCTGCCGAGTCCTCGCCGTTTCTGTTCGTGAAGGATGGCACCCGCCTCGTCAAGATCCGGCAGACCGACATCCTGTTTGTGGAAGGCCTCAAGGACTACGTGGCCATTCACACCCGGCAGCAGCGCATCGTGAGCCTGCAGCGGCTCAAGACCCTGGAGCAGCAGCTGCCCGCCACCCACTTCGTCCGCATTCACCACTCCTACATCGTAAGCCTGGAGGGTATCGACGCCGTGTTCAAAGACAAGGTGCAGATCGGCAGCCGGTTTCTGCCCGTGAGCGAGTCCTACCGCAAAGCCTTCCGCAGCTTCATCGACCCCAGTTCCCAGTAGCGACTAATAGAACTAAACCATCATGCGGAGAAAGCACCAGCGAAGGCAGGCGAAACCAGCGGCGAGATAGAGAAATGGACGCAGGGATGATCTGGAAAGAAGGTGATATACGGTAGCAGTAGGAGGGATTATGGTATTTAGTTTATAGTCTTGTGAGTGCTCTACAAGCCTACTATGCAAAGTCATTCTGATAAAGTCACAGCTGCCGCAAATCGTATCATTCAGAATCTTCTGTTGAATACCAATGTCGAGAGCTTCGGTATTTTACATCAAATGCCCTTCATAGAATTTAGGAATGAACACGGCAGCGATATGCATCTGACATTTGACTCTAAGGTGCTGTTTAGCCCCACGTATCAGGGAGAAGTTAGTGATGAAGATAGAATGCTGATAGGCATGAACAGCTTGAATCTGAAGAAAGTGACGAAAGCTCAATGCAATGATGCCGCTGATCTGGAAATTTATTTTGAAGGTGGTGCATGGCTAAAGATCAGCGGTAGCTCTAAGGATAGATATGAGCCTTGGCAATTATCAAATGATATTCCAGTTGCGGAAGGTGGTAGCTCGGTCATAGCATTGGACGGTGGTGGATACGCTATTTGGGAAGGGCAACAGCAGGAGTAAAGGCCTTAAGGCTTGGAGCAGGCCACGTAGCGCCTCAACACCATTATTGGACGGTGTCACAGCATAAAAAAGGCGGAGCCTGCGCCCCGCCTTTTTTATGCTCTTAGGTAGCCCGCCTTTACTGCGGCAGCGTCAGCAGGTAGCCAATAGTAAAATTGGCGTCCCAGTCGAAGACGAACTGCTTGCAGCCGGTGGCTTCGGCAATAGACTTGTAGATGTTGAGGCCGGCTTTCGACTTTGCGTTGTCGAGCTGGTAGGCGTCGGCGGCTTGCAGCACGGTGTAGCGCTCCTTGCCGTTGCGCACCTTCTTGGCCATTTCAAACGGCACCCCGCCAATGATAAAGCAGGTCTGCCGCAGGTTCTGGGGCACTTGGTTGGCTTTGGCTTTCACGTCGGCGGCTACAGTGGCGTCGTCTACGTTGTCCTGGAAGTACTTGGCCCCGTAGGTTTCCACCGACTTGGGCGCGCCGCCGCTCATCCACGTAATCTTGGTGTTGCCCGAGCCGATGTCCGTCACGAACGACTTATCGGCAAACGAAGCCGGCAGCACCGAGCGTAGGCCCAGCACGCCTTCCTTTTCGGGCGTTACGGTGTTGACCACGTAGTTCAGATCCTTCAGGGCCTTGATGATCTTGGCCGTGCCCGAAGCCTTAATAGCGCCGGAGCTTACTACGAAGTGAATGTCACGGCCGCTCACGCCGTAGTCCAGCATCTGGCCGATGTAGGCCTTCAGGCCCTTGCGCACGTCATCATCCGACGACATGTTTTCCATCACCAGGCTGTTGCCGAATTCGGCCTTCTCCAGCTTCCAATTGCGGCTCTTGTCGATGCGCACGATAAAGGAGTTGAAGCCGCTGGCGCCCAGTTCCACCACGCCCTTGAGCTTGCCATTAACCGGAGCCGGGGCTTCGTAGGTAAACGCCGGTGCCGCTGCCGTAGCCGACGAGGAAGTCTGAGTAGAAGTAGAACTGCCGGACTCAGTCGTGGAGTAGTCGCCGCTGGCTTCGGTGCCCGGGGCCGCACCCGGCGAAACCGGCGCGGTAGTCGCGGTGACGGGAGCGGCGGCCTTGTTGCCCACGAAGTAGCGGAAGCCGAAATAGACGGCGGCCACCACGACGAGGGTGATAATCAGCCGGCCGGCAAGAGTAATACGCTGCATGAAGAAAGGAATTAGGGAGTTGGGAATGTAGAAATATTCAAGACGACACTCTTTTGCTATCTGTCATCCTGAGCGAAACGCAGTGGAGCGAAGGACCTTCCTCGCCTCAGTGAAAAGTGTTCTTCAACGTGAGAAGCTCTATGGCAACTGCGTGGTCAAGGGCTTTTGGGCGTTGGCATCAGGCTTAGTGAGGTAGGCGAGGAAGGTCCTTCGCTTTGCTCAGGATGACAGGACAAACAACGTTAGCACACGACGCTCTTGCCAGGATGCTGACCGCGCTTAGTTGAGCAGGTCGCGGTAGCCGGCGTCTTTGGCGGGGTAGGGCTCGGAGCTGCTGGGGGCCGGCACTTCGGGCTTGGCGTCGAGGGTCACGAGCTTGAACTCGCCCTGGTTGTAGGCCTGCAGCATGGCCTCGCCCTTGTCGGAGAGGATGCCGTTTTGCACGTCCACAGAGTTGATAAAGTCCATCGACATATCCATGGCCCGCTTCATTTCGCCCAGCTTCTGGCTCATGTCGTCCTGGATGTACTCCATCGACTCGTCGAAGTAGAACTTCTTGTCGGGGTCGCCCTTGAAGATGCTCACGGCGGTGCGCAGGGCGTTGGAGCTTTCCTTTACAATCTTGTACTCCACTTCCTTGAGGCGGACCTTGATTTCGGTTTCCTTGATGATATAGTCGGCACTCTGGTTTACCTTTTCCATGAAGGCCAGCACCATCTTGATGTTGCGCTGCAAGGGCAGCAGCTTCTCGTTCATCTGCTGCAGGCCCGCACCTTCGATGGTAGCCAGCTGGGCGGCTTCCTTCATGCCGGGCTTGGCGGCCATGCTGGTCGCTTTGTTGGCCTCGGCGAATTTCTGCTTGATTTCCTCGTTGTTCTCGTTGATCTTCTTATTGAGCTTGGCCAGCTGCCCGGCCAGGGTATCAATCTGGCCCTGCATCTTCTGGCGCTTCTGCTTGAGGTCTTCGATGTAGATCTTGAGGATGGCAATGGGGTCGAGCTGAATGATAAGACCGGTAATTTTGCGCATCAGCGTCTTAAACAAAAAGAACAGGCCGGTGCGAATGTCGCGGCTGGTCACCAGAAAGATGAGGACCCCGAGCGCGCCTAGCAAAAAAGCCAGGTGCAGCGTGTTCTGTGCCACCTCAATGAGAAACTTGACCACCTCATTAAAGTAAAACAGGCCCGTGCCGACCAGGCCGGCCAGCACTACCAGGCCCAGCACGCCCTCGGGGCGCGACCAGAAGGAGCGTCGCTCGGCTTCCGTAGAGCCGCCAAGCTGCGTAAAGTCAGGAGTTGCCA
Above is a genomic segment from Hymenobacter cellulosivorans containing:
- a CDS encoding SusC/RagA family TonB-linked outer membrane protein, giving the protein MRKALLITPLFAVTMLHHVAAQNRSVSGQVVDQSGNGLPGATVIVKGTTTGVSTNSDGTFTLSVPEGGGTLIISSVGYLNQEQVIGTESKFTVRLAEDTKQLSEVVVVGYGTQARRDLTGSVASISGKEIAAAPVQSFDQALQGRATGVNITTPNGVLNNAPVIRVRGVNSLSLSSQPLFVIDGIPAFSGNTSAVGSVPNNPLANINPADIESIEVLKDASAAAIYGSRAAGGVILVTTKKGKRGSSKISVDSWAGWSEPVRLYDLLNAEQYINIKNEAVRNLNANRAAIGQPATNVEGFRPTLDGSGNPVDTRWYDYIYRTGFSTANTVNFSGGTDKTTYFTSVGYSDQKGMLEGNTFKRISARLNLDHKVFKTFTVGTRVGYSNSRNQSPNSGSVGDGAFGTGGLGRLPLVLPPNVPARNPDGTYNLSGSGIGPGANINPTGTNNAPLLPGYYNPLVDLENNYFRSESNQIEGSVYANWEVVPGLNIRTLYGINNLSFEDKAFYTPLAGDGASPGGQAINYYRTNKRWNWQNTAQYDRLFGERHNLSLLLGNEQQQTSTERWGANRTGIADAFLSNYQGLFTNIAAAGNFQGENYLVSFFGRLNYDFAKKYLLSINVRRDGYSAWADKWGIFYGASAGYVLSEESFWKNNAGLSKAVSFFKLTGSYGEVGNSQGIDDYAYLRYYDNSFYGDPATLYFSSPGSPNLTWETSKKSDVGFAFGLLEDRFTGDFSYYNNLVDGLILRVPQAPSKGIPGTVAPGDPANSLNNSIPDNVGKMRNTGVEVNLKFQAIRKPSFTWTVGGNFSTLKNEVLALATEGQRIATSTSGLETVNFTEVGRSVGEILAVPSEGVNPANGRRMLRRADGSIVQYNHQGGGTGWTTLDGVGVPSPTQLGDGQFYGPVLPKWYGGVDNTFTYKGFDLGVFVQYSGGNYIYNGTKSGLHDQRFWNNDVDILNRWTPENPGNAEWPRVVYGDNVSNGSALVMSSNVEKGDFVRLRNVVLGYAVPTTAITRFGVSSLRFYAQVQNALLLTKYSGIDPEISTNGASNTGAGVDRNSVGQARTYTVGFNIGF
- a CDS encoding RagB/SusD family nutrient uptake outer membrane protein, which encodes MKTLFSYKTALGLCAALLALGTTSCDKEKLSPIPTTLTPADVAFDNPSRVLLQVNNMYSWVKAGQFLGGRYQIFSDIRANDFLNRTSNGVTGLAVWNHTLTETSQNDVVNTWVAGYAAINQINVFLARLDENAAKFTTTPFPADYTATVTQYRAEGQLLRALTYYSLLQLYARPFTDGAGSKPGLPLRLQAEMDFGNNDLARSSVAEVYAQILKDLDFAEQNLPLSQTSALLNVTRAHRNTAIALKTRVYLSMGRYADVIREADKIVSATAPFTAPTGVRHTLTASVANVFAAPQETLESILSFPFSAQNQPGTQNQLAYYYLPAPLGNGEYSLNTGAGSTLANPAFKATDERRTSLVTVVNNVSYLRKYPNGAPYTDKAPVIRYAEVLLSLAEARFRTNGGADPQALALLNAVSQRSNGTLYTAFATSEAAVDAVLIERRIEFLGEGIRNIDIMRLNAPIPGKGSVSAVTPSDVLYVWPIPAAELATNKLMTRN
- a CDS encoding sensor histidine kinase produces the protein MLGLLRRHRVLLLHLSFWGVYFSFYFYQISREAGWRLALANSLVPLASNALIGYLNFFYLLPRGLRRQQLGRYLLELAAPFTLVVALRVWVQRQLAVGQMQQSYMESGAFVLSVVVGSLFIVAFLSMLHFVVGWFALDARTKALENEQLTAELKLLKAQINPHFLFNTLNNLYYLAYTQSPNTPEVVAKLAQMMRYMIYESNHATVALSQEIEYMQNYISLEKLRLNAPIPVRFDVEGPTDGVRIAPLLLITFLENAFKHGVSTTDPQAWVTVLIHLHGAECSCTVANGRPPHPAPAPTTAGTGLQNLHRRLALHYPGRYALRVDDSPTEYRVHLTLTLT
- a CDS encoding DUF3108 domain-containing protein, with protein sequence MKLPGLLLALALTGTAHAQATAPSATDTLLLNPRRSVDGQLIRPFSARYTMLMRQAGQEKPVGSVATSYEYLSRPGQELALKRSVISFPTGVIVDSGTVDRRTLYPQAHRSHQPNGRTLALDFAGARVTGFNQVGTQRTAVDLTTPAALFDSFSADLVVQALPLRAGQAFKFAQYVYEKGGQDWVQGRIIGARTLPSPDGRTSQPAWVVQTFGKDQSTVTYWLDASTRRLLQVEFVQAGRELIMRQAE
- a CDS encoding LytR/AlgR family response regulator transcription factor: MLRCLIVDDEPMARKLLADYVEKVPFLTLHAACASPLAALQELSSHPIDLLLLDVQMPELTGLALLKILPRQPLVILTTAYSEYALESYDLDVVDYLLKPITLERFLRAVHKAQARLLPGAAVAAGPVAPLPAAPAAAESSPFLFVKDGTRLVKIRQTDILFVEGLKDYVAIHTRQQRIVSLQRLKTLEQQLPATHFVRIHHSYIVSLEGIDAVFKDKVQIGSRFLPVSESYRKAFRSFIDPSSQ
- a CDS encoding Atg14 domain-containing protein, encoding MATPDFTQLGGSTEAERRSFWSRPEGVLGLVVLAGLVGTGLFYFNEVVKFLIEVAQNTLHLAFLLGALGVLIFLVTSRDIRTGLFFLFKTLMRKITGLIIQLDPIAILKIYIEDLKQKRQKMQGQIDTLAGQLAKLNKKINENNEEIKQKFAEANKATSMAAKPGMKEAAQLATIEGAGLQQMNEKLLPLQRNIKMVLAFMEKVNQSADYIIKETEIKVRLKEVEYKIVKESSNALRTAVSIFKGDPDKKFYFDESMEYIQDDMSQKLGEMKRAMDMSMDFINSVDVQNGILSDKGEAMLQAYNQGEFKLVTLDAKPEVPAPSSSEPYPAKDAGYRDLLN